In a genomic window of Larus michahellis chromosome 3, bLarMic1.1, whole genome shotgun sequence:
- the LOC141740342 gene encoding lutropin-choriogonadotropic hormone receptor produces MVPALPPLLLLLPPLLLPAAAGGRCPQPCACSQAALRCPPPPPGAQPAPDRASFTHLPVKVIPSHAFEGLRDAFIIEISQSDSLERIEASAFDSLPILSEILILNTKNLLHIEDGAFRNLPRLKYLSICNTGIRQFPDLTQIFSLEAHFILELCDNLRMTTIPQNAFRGMNNESLTLKLYKNGFEDIHSHAFNGTKLNQLILKDNKNLRRIHNDALRGATGPDVLDISSTALESLPSYGLEAIQVLNATSSYSLKRLPPLDKFSSLLEAVLTYPSHCCAFRNLRTEKQNSWLSIFGNFSKECESSMRKPTNEIFYRDDSYNTSLWSAEKNTYLFATDEETSPYSYSAIFDDSEMTGFDFEYDFCQPKILTCTPEPDAFNPCEDILGYSFLRVLIWFINILAIAGNFTVLLVLITSHYKLTVPRFLMCNLSFADFCMGLYLLLIASVDAQTSGQYYNHAIDWQTGSGCSTAGFFTVFASELSVYTLTVITIERWHTITYAMQLDRKLRLRHAVPIMLGGWIFSILIAVLPLLGVSSYMKVSICLPMDIETGLSQAYILLILVLNVIAFIVICACYIKIYIAVQNPELVAANKDTKVAKRMAILIFTDFTCMAPISFFAISAAFKVPLITVTNSKILLVLFYPVNSCANPFLYAIFTKAFRRDFFLLMSKLGCCKSRAELYRMNYFSAYTSNCKNGSSAPGPSKASQALLLLSALEKPYPAVRDKMSCNEN; encoded by the exons aTCATTTACTCATCTCCCTGTAAAAGTAATCCCATCACACGCCTTTGAAGGACTTAGAGATGCCTTCATCAT TGAAATCTCTCAGAGTGACTCCCTGGAGAGAATAGAAGCGAGCGCATTTGACAGCCTTCCCATATTGTCCGAAAT ATTAATCCTGAACACGAAAAATCTGTTGCATATCGAGGACGGAGCATTCAGAAACCTTCCAAGGCTAAAATACTT GAGCATTTGTAACACTGGAATAAGACAATTCCCAGACCTGACACAGATCTTCTCATTAGaagctcattttatttt ggAGCTCTGTGATAACTTGCGTATGACAACCATACCACAAAATGCTTTCCGGGGGATGAACAATGAATCGCTGACACT CAAATTATATAAAAATGGATTTGAAGATATCCACAGCCATGCCTTCAATGGGACAAAGCTGAATCAATT AATCCTGAAGGACAATAAGAACCTCAGGCGGATACACAACGATGCCCTGAGAGGGGCCACAGGGCCAGACGTCCT GGATATTTCTTCAACAGCACTGGAGTCCCTGCCTAGTTACGGGCTCGAAGCCATTCAAGTCTTAAATGCAACGTCATCTTACTCATTAAAGAGACTGCCACCGCTGGATAAATTCAGCAGTCTTCTGGAAGCTGTTCTAACGTATCCCAGCCACTGCTGTGCTTTTCGAAATCTAAGGACAGAAAA ACAAAATTCCTGGCTTTCCATTTTTGGCAACTTCTCCAAAGAGTGTGAAAGCAGCATGAGGAAGCCAACTAACGAAATATT ttacAGAGATGACTCTTACAACACATCGCTGTGGTCAGCAGAAAAGAACACGTACCTGTTCGCAACAGATGAAGAAACCTCTCCTTACAGCTACTCAGCCATTTTCGATGACAGCGAAATGACCGGCTTTGACTTTGAGTATGACTTTTGTCAGCCTAAGATACTCACGTGCACCCCGGAACCAGACGCATTTAATCCCTGCGAAGACATCCTGGGATACAGCTTTCTCAGAGTCCTGATCTGGTTTATAAACATCCTTGCCATTGCTGGCAATTTCACCGTACTCCTCGTTCTCATAACTAGCCATTACAAGCTCACTGTTCCGCGCTTCCTCATGTGCAACCTCTCCTTTGCCGATTTTTGCATGGGACTTTACCTGCTGCTCATCGCTTCTGTTGACGCCCAGACGAGCGGTCAGTACTACAACCACGCAATAGACTGGCAAACAGGCAGCGGCTGCAGTACTGCCGGCTTTTTCACCGTGTTTGCCAGCGAGCTCTCCGTGTACACGCTAACGGTGATCACTATAGAAAGGTGGCACACCATCACCTACGCCATGCAGCTGGATCGAAAGCTACGGCTGAGGCATGCCGTGCCCATCATGCTCGGTGGCTGGATATTCTCCATTTTAATAGCTGTGCTGCCTCTCCTAGGGGTCAGCAGCTACATGAAGGTCAGCATTTGTCTACCTATGGATATTGAAACCGGTCTTTCCCAAGCCTACATACTGCTGATCTTAGTGCTAAACGTCATTGCCTTCATTGTCATTTGTGCTTGCTACATCAAGATTTACATAGCTGTTCAGAACCCAGAGCTGGTAGCCGCCAATAAAGATACCAAGGTCGCCAAGAGAATGGCGATACTGATCTTCACGGATTTCACCTGCATGGCCCCCATCTCCTTTTTTGCCATATCCGCCGCCTTTAAAGTACCTCTCATCACAGTGACAAACTCCAAGatcttgctggttttattttaccCTGTCAACTCCTGTGCAAACCCATTTCTCTATGCCATTTTCACCAAAGCGTTTCGAAGGGATTTCTTTCTGCTGATGAGCAAGCTTGGCTGCTGCAAGAGCCGAGCAGAGCTTTACAGGATGAACTATTTCTCCGCATATACCTCCAACTGCAAGAACGGCAGCTCAGCCCCGGGCCCCAGCAAAGCCTCACAAGCACTGCTGCTCTTGTCGGCGTTAGAGAAGCCGTATCCTGCCGTACGAGACAAGATGTCTTGCAATGAAAATTAA